Proteins from a genomic interval of Helicobacter pylori Shi112:
- the htpX gene encoding zinc metalloprotease HtpX gives MRKEKIMTNFEKIIVQNRLKTNAVLATYCVIFAFIGLLVDVIRINANDLGTALFKLMTFQIFPTITMVMFLVAFVIIVVCIQNFSSIMLSGDEYKLIDKSKVLSSKENQIHRLLLELLEETKLHFEPKLYIIKAPYMNAFASGWNESNSLIALTSALIERLDRDELKAVIAHELSHIRHNDIRLTMCVGILSNIMLLVANFSVYFFMGNRKNSGANLARMILLVLQIILPFLTLLLQMYLSRTREYMADSGAAFLMHDNKPMIRALQKISNDYANNDYKGVDQNSTRSAAYLFSAEMFSTHPSIKNRIQSLSRRVI, from the coding sequence ATGAGAAAGGAGAAAATAATGACGAATTTTGAAAAGATTATCGTGCAAAACAGGCTCAAAACGAACGCAGTTTTAGCGACTTATTGCGTGATTTTTGCTTTTATTGGGTTGTTGGTGGATGTCATTAGAATTAATGCTAACGATTTAGGAACAGCTCTTTTTAAACTCATGACTTTTCAAATTTTTCCTACGATCACCATGGTCATGTTTTTAGTGGCTTTTGTCATTATTGTTGTTTGTATCCAAAATTTTAGCTCTATCATGTTAAGCGGTGATGAATACAAGCTTATTGACAAAAGCAAGGTTTTAAGCTCTAAAGAAAACCAAATCCATCGCCTTTTGTTAGAGCTTTTAGAAGAGACTAAGCTTCATTTTGAGCCTAAGCTTTATATCATTAAAGCCCCTTACATGAACGCTTTTGCGAGCGGGTGGAATGAATCTAACTCCCTTATCGCTCTTACAAGCGCTTTAATAGAGAGGTTGGATAGAGATGAACTAAAAGCCGTGATCGCTCATGAGCTCAGCCACATCAGGCACAATGACATTCGCTTGACCATGTGTGTGGGGATTTTAAGCAATATCATGCTGTTGGTGGCTAATTTTAGCGTGTATTTTTTCATGGGGAATCGCAAGAATAGCGGGGCGAATTTAGCCCGAATGATTTTATTAGTTTTACAGATCATTTTGCCTTTTTTAACGCTCCTTTTGCAAATGTATTTGAGTCGCACACGAGAATACATGGCTGATAGCGGGGCGGCGTTTTTAATGCATGACAATAAGCCCATGATTAGAGCCTTACAAAAAATTTCTAACGATTATGCGAACAACGATTACAAGGGTGTAGATCAGAACTCCACTCGATCGGCGGCTTATCTTTTTAGCGCTGAAATGTTTAGCACCCACCCTAGCATTAAAAATCGTATCCAATCTTTATCAAGGCGCGTCATTTAA
- the folE gene encoding GTP cyclohydrolase I FolE, whose product MENFFNQFFENIGEDKNREGLKETPKRVQELWKFLYKGYKEDPKVALKSAYFQGVCDEMIVAQNIEFYSTCEHHLLPFLGNISLGYIPKEKIVGISAIAKLIEIYSRRLQIQERLTTQIAETFDEIIEPRGVIVVCEAKHLCMSMQGVQKQNAIIKTSVLKGLFKKDPKTRAEFMQLLKS is encoded by the coding sequence ATGGAAAATTTTTTCAACCAGTTTTTTGAAAATATCGGCGAAGATAAAAACAGAGAGGGCTTGAAAGAGACGCCTAAAAGGGTTCAAGAATTATGGAAATTCTTGTATAAAGGCTATAAAGAAGATCCTAAAGTGGCTTTAAAAAGCGCGTATTTTCAGGGTGTTTGCGATGAAATGATAGTGGCTCAAAACATTGAATTTTACTCCACTTGCGAACACCACTTGCTCCCTTTTTTGGGGAATATCAGTTTAGGATACATTCCTAAAGAAAAGATTGTAGGCATTAGCGCGATCGCTAAACTCATTGAAATTTATAGCAGACGCTTGCAAATCCAAGAAAGGCTGACCACTCAAATTGCCGAAACCTTTGATGAAATCATAGAGCCAAGGGGCGTGATTGTGGTTTGTGAAGCCAAGCATTTGTGCATGAGCATGCAAGGGGTGCAAAAGCAAAATGCGATCATTAAAACAAGCGTTCTAAAAGGCCTCTTTAAAAAAGACCCTAAAACCAGAGCTGAATTTATGCAACTCTTAAAATCTTAG
- a CDS encoding polyprenyl synthetase family protein, with protein sequence MNNPNLSFYHNECERFESFLNHHHLHLESFHPYLEKAFFEMVLNGGKRFRPKLFLAVLCALVGQKDYSNRQTEYFKIALSIECLHTYSLIHDDLPCMDNAALRRNHPTLHAKYDETTAVLIGDALNTYSFELLSNSLLESHIIVELIKILSANGGIKGMILGQALDCYFENTPLNLEQLTFLHEHKTAKLISASLMMGFVASGIKDEELFKWLQAFGLKMGLCFQVLDDIIDVTQDEEESGKTTHLDGAKNSFVNLLGLEKASGYAQTLKTEVLDDLNLLKPAYPLLQENLNALLNTLFKGKT encoded by the coding sequence ATGAATAACCCTAATTTATCCTTTTACCATAATGAGTGCGAGCGTTTTGAAAGCTTTTTAAACCACCATCATTTACACCTTGAAAGCTTCCACCCTTATTTGGAAAAAGCCTTTTTTGAAATGGTGCTTAATGGGGGTAAAAGGTTCCGCCCTAAGCTTTTTTTAGCCGTGCTTTGCGCGTTAGTGGGTCAAAAAGATTATTCTAACCGGCAAACAGAATATTTTAAAATCGCTTTAAGCATTGAATGCTTGCACACTTATTCGCTCATCCATGACGATTTACCATGCATGGATAATGCCGCTTTAAGGAGAAACCACCCCACTTTACACGCTAAATACGATGAAACCACAGCCGTTTTAATCGGCGATGCGCTCAACACTTACTCTTTTGAATTGCTTTCAAACTCTTTACTAGAAAGCCATATCATTGTGGAATTGATCAAAATCTTAAGCGCTAATGGGGGGATTAAAGGCATGATCTTAGGGCAGGCTTTGGATTGCTATTTTGAAAACACGCCCTTAAATTTAGAGCAGCTCACTTTCTTACACGAGCATAAAACCGCTAAATTGATTAGCGCAAGCTTGATGATGGGGTTTGTTGCAAGCGGTATTAAAGATGAAGAGCTTTTTAAATGGCTTCAGGCTTTTGGGTTAAAAATGGGTCTTTGCTTTCAAGTGTTAGATGATATTATAGATGTTACACAAGATGAAGAAGAAAGCGGTAAAACCACTCATTTAGACGGCGCTAAAAACAGCTTTGTGAATTTATTGGGGCTAGAAAAGGCAAGCGGTTACGCCCAAACTTTAAAAACAGAGGTTTTAGACGATTTAAACCTACTAAAACCCGCTTATCCTTTATTGCAAGAAAATTTGAACGCATTATTGAACACTCTATTTAAAGGCAAGACATGA
- the surE gene encoding 5'/3'-nucleotidase SurE yields the protein MKKILLTNDDGYHAKGIKALEQALEKMAEIYVIAPKHEKSACSQCITITAPLRAEKIKGKEGRHYKIDDGTPSDCVYLAINELFKHVCFDLVISGINLGSNMGEDTIYSGTVAGAIEGTIQGVPSIAISQILSHRNKNTPLSFDLAQKIIQDLVQNIFTNGYPLKGRKLLNVNVPNCSLQEYKGECITPKGYRLYKKEVHKRTDPKNESYFWLGLHPLEWQKRENEDRLSDFDAIASNHVSITPLNLDLTSYDDLKNLESWHKGMLK from the coding sequence ATGAAAAAAATTTTACTCACCAACGATGATGGCTACCATGCAAAAGGCATTAAAGCTTTAGAACAAGCTTTAGAAAAAATGGCAGAAATTTATGTGATCGCCCCCAAGCATGAAAAAAGCGCATGCTCGCAATGCATCACCATCACTGCGCCTTTAAGAGCGGAGAAAATTAAGGGCAAAGAAGGCAGGCATTATAAGATTGATGATGGCACGCCAAGCGATTGCGTGTATCTGGCGATCAATGAGCTTTTTAAACATGTTTGTTTTGATTTAGTGATTTCAGGGATCAATCTTGGATCCAACATGGGCGAAGACACGATTTATTCTGGAACGGTGGCCGGAGCGATTGAAGGCACCATTCAGGGCGTGCCTTCCATTGCGATTTCTCAAATCCTTTCTCATAGAAACAAAAACACGCCCCTAAGTTTTGATCTGGCTCAAAAGATTATCCAGGATTTAGTCCAAAACATTTTCACAAACGGCTACCCCTTAAAAGGGCGCAAACTCTTGAATGTGAATGTCCCTAATTGCTCCTTACAAGAATATAAGGGCGAATGCATCACCCCTAAGGGCTATAGGTTGTATAAAAAAGAAGTGCATAAGCGCACAGACCCCAAAAATGAAAGCTATTTTTGGCTGGGGTTACACCCTTTAGAATGGCAAAAGCGCGAAAATGAAGACAGACTCTCTGATTTTGACGCTATTGCTTCAAACCATGTTTCTATCACGCCTTTAAATTTAGACTTAACCAGTTATGATGATTTGAAAAATTTGGAATCTTGGCATAAGGGAATGTTAAAGTGA
- a CDS encoding 6-pyruvoyl trahydropterin synthase family protein, with product MVIRRLYKFCASHVVRNCSSVKCAQNIHGHNYEVEVFIETNRLDSANMALDFGLMQQEMQVFIESFDHAHHFWDKESDEFQRFIENHCVRYVKCSFNLSAESYALMFLYYLTRILQKSVFSNNEGELKISSVRVHETKNGYAESFLKDLENPHFKSLVHNCCVSFSQGIQNLWHDKDFFNKIISDEKQCFFHAKPLHQIP from the coding sequence ATGGTTATCAGGCGATTGTATAAATTTTGCGCTAGCCATGTGGTGCGCAATTGCTCTTCTGTAAAATGCGCTCAAAATATCCATGGGCATAATTATGAAGTGGAGGTTTTTATTGAAACCAACCGCTTAGACAGTGCGAACATGGCGTTAGATTTTGGGCTGATGCAACAAGAAATGCAAGTTTTCATTGAGTCGTTTGATCATGCCCATCATTTTTGGGACAAAGAAAGCGATGAGTTTCAGCGTTTTATAGAAAATCATTGCGTTCGTTATGTGAAATGCTCGTTCAATTTGAGCGCAGAGAGTTACGCTCTCATGTTTTTATACTACCTGACAAGGATCTTACAAAAAAGCGTTTTTTCCAATAACGAAGGGGAGTTAAAAATCTCTAGCGTGCGCGTGCATGAAACTAAAAACGGCTACGCGGAGAGCTTTTTAAAAGATTTAGAAAACCCCCATTTTAAATCTTTAGTGCATAATTGTTGCGTTTCTTTCTCACAAGGCATTCAAAATTTGTGGCATGATAAGGATTTTTTTAATAAAATCATTAGCGATGAAAAACAATGCTTTTTCCACGCTAAACCCCTACACCAAATCCCTTAA
- a CDS encoding 7-carboxy-7-deazaguanine synthase QueE — protein MKLPVVESFFSLQGEGKRIGKPSLFLRLGGCNLSCKGFNCKTILHDEILTGCDSLYAVHPKFKETWDYYNEPQSLIERLEDLTPNYKHFDFILTGGEPSLYFNNPILISVLEHFYHKKIPLFVESNGSIFFEFSPILKELHFTLSVKLSFSLEEESKRINLKALQNILNNAKSAHFKFVLESKNAAQSIIEIQNLLKQLSLKNNEIFLMPLGATNKELDKNLKTLAPLALEHGFNLSDRLHIRLWDNQKGF, from the coding sequence ATGAAACTCCCGGTCGTTGAGAGCTTTTTTTCCTTACAAGGTGAAGGAAAAAGGATAGGCAAACCCAGTCTTTTTTTGCGCTTAGGGGGGTGTAACCTTTCATGTAAGGGCTTTAATTGTAAAACCATATTGCATGATGAAATCCTAACAGGTTGCGATAGCTTGTATGCGGTGCATCCTAAATTCAAAGAAACTTGGGATTATTACAATGAGCCTCAATCTTTGATTGAACGATTAGAGGATTTAACCCCTAATTATAAACATTTTGATTTCATTCTTACAGGCGGGGAGCCAAGCTTGTATTTTAATAACCCTATTTTAATCAGCGTTTTAGAGCATTTTTATCACAAAAAAATCCCTTTATTTGTAGAGAGTAACGGCTCTATTTTTTTTGAATTTAGCCCTATTTTAAAAGAATTGCATTTCACCCTGAGCGTCAAACTCTCTTTTTCTTTAGAGGAAGAAAGCAAGCGGATCAACCTTAAAGCCTTGCAAAATATTTTAAATAACGCTAAAAGCGCGCATTTTAAATTTGTTTTAGAGAGCAAAAACGCCGCTCAATCTATCATAGAAATTCAAAACCTTTTGAAACAACTTTCATTAAAAAATAATGAAATCTTTTTAATGCCCTTAGGCGCAACGAATAAGGAATTAGACAAAAATCTCAAAACCCTAGCCCCCCTAGCCCTAGAGCATGGTTTTAACCTTAGCGACAGACTCCATATCCGCTTGTGGGACAATCAAAAAGGGTTTTAA
- a CDS encoding GNAT family N-acetyltransferase — MTIKVFSPKYPTELEEFYAQRIADNPLGFIQRLDLLPSISGFVQKLRERGGEFFGMRKDKKLIGICGLNPINKTEAELCKFHMDSAYQSQGLGQKLYESVERYAFVKGYTKISLHVSKSQIKACNLYQKLGFMPIKEEDCAVELGGETLIFPTLFMEKILS, encoded by the coding sequence ATGACCATCAAAGTTTTTTCGCCCAAATACCCTACTGAATTGGAAGAATTTTATGCCCAACGCATCGCTGATAACCCTTTAGGGTTTATCCAACGCTTGGATCTTTTGCCCAGCATTAGCGGATTCGTTCAAAAATTGCGCGAGCGTGGCGGGGAATTTTTTGGAATGAGAAAGGATAAAAAGCTCATTGGGATCTGCGGGCTTAATCCTATCAATAAGACAGAAGCAGAGCTGTGCAAATTCCACATGGATAGCGCTTATCAATCCCAAGGGTTGGGTCAAAAACTCTATGAGAGCGTGGAGCGATACGCTTTTGTTAAAGGCTATACTAAAATCTCTCTGCATGTGAGCAAAAGTCAAATCAAGGCATGCAATCTCTATCAAAAGCTGGGTTTTATGCCAATCAAAGAAGAAGATTGCGCGGTTGAGTTGGGTGGAGAAACTCTGATTTTCCCCACTCTTTTTATGGAAAAGATTCTGTCCTAA